In one window of Thermoanaerobacterales bacterium DNA:
- a CDS encoding ATP-binding protein — MFVRDEDGERMRQCRCAIARKEQARLERLFKTARIPRRFRERRLEDFDSTYQKGAWKIACRYAEQFEALRQENKNGLCFVGPPGTGKSHLAYGILNTLLARGVPGICGSVPEIMDLLRPQAGPGQEAQERLELLKTMDVVILDDLGAERNTEWVTERLYLIINARYGEMLPTIITSNLELEELEKLPGWERITSRLFEMCHLVRVDGPDYRKGGKR, encoded by the coding sequence GTGTTTGTGAGGGACGAGGACGGCGAAAGGATGCGGCAATGCCGCTGCGCTATCGCCCGGAAGGAGCAGGCCAGGCTGGAACGGCTGTTCAAGACGGCCAGGATACCCCGGCGCTTCCGGGAACGGCGGCTGGAGGACTTCGACTCCACCTACCAAAAAGGAGCCTGGAAAATCGCCTGCCGGTACGCGGAGCAGTTCGAGGCGTTGCGCCAGGAGAATAAAAACGGTCTTTGCTTCGTCGGCCCGCCGGGCACGGGCAAAAGCCACCTGGCCTATGGCATCCTGAACACACTCCTGGCCAGGGGTGTGCCGGGAATATGCGGGAGCGTCCCGGAGATCATGGACCTGCTGCGGCCCCAGGCCGGCCCCGGCCAGGAGGCCCAGGAGCGCCTGGAGCTTCTGAAGACCATGGACGTGGTGATCCTGGACGACCTGGGGGCCGAGCGGAACACCGAGTGGGTGACGGAGCGCCTGTACCTCATCATCAACGCCCGGTACGGGGAAATGCTGCCCACCATCATCACTTCCAACCTGGAGCTGGAGGAACTGGAGAAGCTGCCGGGCTGGGAGCGGATCACCAGCCGGCTGTTTGAAATGTGCCACCTGGTGCGGGTGGACGGGCCGGACTACCGGAAAGGGGGTAAAAGGTGA
- a CDS encoding AbrB/MazE/SpoVT family DNA-binding domain-containing protein, with amino-acid sequence MNQAMKHKVISKGGGLTIPADVRREYNFLAGEAVDITVDDGRIVISQHTPRCMFCQSHENVGKYMGRNVCRSCVARMAEEVGTNG; translated from the coding sequence ATGAACCAAGCAATGAAGCACAAGGTGATTAGTAAAGGCGGCGGCCTGACCATCCCGGCGGATGTGCGAAGGGAATACAACTTCCTGGCCGGCGAAGCGGTGGACATCACCGTGGACGACGGGCGGATAGTGATAAGCCAGCACACGCCGCGCTGCATGTTCTGTCAGAGCCATGAGAACGTCGGCAAATACATGGGCAGAAACGTCTGCCGGTCCTGCGTGGCCAGGATGGCGGAGGAGGTCGGAACCAATGGATGA